ggacacgtatggtaacagaatcgtaggaggaggaggaggaggaaaagatgatttcggcacggagaggggacttaacagctattagggcacctccgccagttgtcttgccaagcgcaacgcagtctctgtcacaacgaaagacagagtaaccttcgaggagctcagaatctaaaatcctgtcatccagccaggtttcagaaatgcagatgacataatgttggaatgctaaggcagacagtttgaaatccgacagcttggtccttagaccccttacattttgataaaatagcgtatagttattggaatcattcaagttcggcgaggcaggcgggcgggccggaaattttcgcgaatcttagacctctgataaggcttaacgaagacctcctgtggccaaaaggaggattggacgatagcatcgaagtcatggggatatgtcactttgaaggaagctatcactcagtcaggagagccatccttcgtcagcttcacacaggaaagaggtgacaaagttgagttgcttttgcttctgatataggccagaattttgtcgggcgtagtggagtacgctagccttgacacgaacagctgtttcggtggcgaggcgacgttcaattgggggccgctcggacgacatgaggtcggaagggcctgcggttcagcggtgacGGGTGTCGATGATATACAGGAAAtgacagcaacggtgggataattccgaaaaccGCCGTTGGACCTATACGCTGATACCGTGAGGGATGGGTCGAGCGGCagcatggagaattgaattataaCCTAACACACTTTCAGAATGTACCTGCATCGCTTCCGATTGGATGCGCCCCCAGCGTGTTCCGAATGCGTCGCTACACCCGagcacccggagcatgttatgttgaGTTGTCCGAGATTCGGGAATGAAAGAGGAAGCTTGAATGATGCCCTCAACGGAGTTATCGGACCCTATAATtttgtggaggagatgctgaaatcGGAAGGAACCAGGTTCCAGGTTCTAGTCGTTGGGTCGTTGACCTCGTTACAATATCCTTTGTTACTTTCTTGTTTTCAGCTGCAGGCAGGTTGTTTGATTTTTATAGTTCTGCCAGGATCTTAGAAGGAAAGGAATAGGAAAGTGTAGACCAGCACCTGAActacatttatatatttttttatattatatcttTCCATGATTTCACATGCATTTATACTTTCCTATCCCGGATACACGACTCTATCATAGGCAAACTTTTCAATCCAACTTATAAACTTGGAAACATCTACATAAAACCCTAATGTGTCAGGCAATGCGCATCCAAATCCGAACGAAACAATACCATAAATAGTGTATATGTCATTTTTAGATGCCTGAAGAGGTCCACCACTATCACCCTGAAATAAAAATTGTGAAGCCTTTGGAAATGATTACATGCATATATGGTATGTACGTACCTGACATGAATCCAACCCACCATCTAGATCCCCAGCACAGATCACGTTTTCTAGGACAGGATACCCATAATCTGTCAAAATTCTTTTACAAACCTGCTATATATGGGAAAAGGATGGATTTTATCTTATATCTTATAAGGCATAGACAACCCTAAGAAATTAGTGCCgagtttaatttatttatttatatttatatttattatatttaataaatttatctttttatttatttaaatccaaaTTACCTGATggtgaatttttaaataaatagttTGAAGTTTGCAGGCTACTTCGTAAAAATCGTTTATATATCCAAATCCAATCACCTCTGCTCTTTTCGGCACTTTCCCTGAAAATTGTTTGGccttaaaattttttattaatttctatTCCAAAGAAGATACCTTTTGGCGAAGGTAGACAAATTGGAACCTTATTAACATTGTCTATCAATGTTGCAATTGCTATATCGAATCCACCAGTtcttctattgtacttttggtGAATGACTGTCCTTAGAATTCTGTGATAAATCCTACTTGATGATGGTTGACAAAGATTTTCTAAACCACTGAATACAACAAATTTATCCTTGGTACAAGGGCTGAAAATAAATACtataaattgcgaacttttaaaCGAATAATATACTTTTTACAAGTCTAAACAATGAGCAGCTGTCAGGACATCTCGTCGAGTTATTAGAGATCCTCCACAAGATACACTGGTTATAGTTGGCTGTAATCTATTTACAGGAATTGCCACGAACGCCATAAACCAAGGGTAGAACACTTGAACGTTTCTTCCTGAAATGGAACTGGGAATAATACTGAACCTATATGTCAAACCCCCGTGATACCAACCGCCGTAGATTCGATGTAatcttttttctattttacCGCATTGTTTCCTACAAGATACGACTGTTGTGAGAAGTAGGACAGAATTGTATAGAACTCTTAACTGAACCATAGTTTAGGTGTGACTGTTATCTGCGTACTACTGAAACATCATATTGGGTAGATACTACTAAATGTTTTCGTAATAAATCAGATAACTTCCATGGTTATGTCTGGAAATTGGAGTAATTCATTGAGGTTACATAGTTGCACCTCATTTAAAATAAAGTATCACACGGAATTGAGTAGGTATCTAATATACCATAACGTGCCTTAGATACGTTCGTTTTGAGATAGTTAGATCTTCTTTTAGTTTTACATCGACTGAAGCATGAATATGTCAAGGAAGGAAATGGCGTTcccttatattatataatagccaCACCTACCGTAAAATGGAATTTGTTATGCTCGGGGAAGCCAATACAATAGAAAGCAAGGTGAGAGTATCAGgcgttcctagattgccaggctaggaaggggtagaactgtcaacatgtgctggggatgatataccaggagcccacatggtgacagtttttctgccaaaggccgcggcaatagaaacggaagacctaatgagactcctaattgctgagaatgaggatctccatactcgactatggagagtcttcagaagcaaggtggagggcaagggtaaactcctcacgatcgggatagatgaccgatccctggaggcaattaaacgtcggagttgtgatatcaactaccgatttggcaacatacccgtgcaggtgcacaaggaaaagcgaaggaaagagacctcggaggaggcaacgggtgaaaaacttacccaggtccctgaagaagtcgcggaagccatagaggcggaaagaactggatcaaccagggaaatagacctactgcccagtgaagagcagaagctggacgacctagacctaggactcctagggctcggggtggacagcgacacgCAGGAAAgggccatgtcggaggaggacgGTGACACtcggacagtggagaagagctccaaacaataacggagccaatggccagcactaagatagcccagatcattgcagtgattgcaagggcaaattccaaggagaacattggaatagtgctggctctggagccctgggtgtaccgggggcagattcgcggtctgcaaggaggagacatgcaggtaatttgagactcctcttgtgaaaaaccaagagcttgcataattctcaaacgtaatttaaaatacatttgcctttcagagttcataaccggggaccttgtggctatccaagtctcattggaagcccggaggagcactcgagaggaaGTTGTagtatcgggatacttcccaggagacgagagccgggctccaccggaacaagtcgcaaagctgacgaagtattgcgaggcgagggcgttaccacttcttctcggctgcgatgccaacgcccaccatgaaGTCCggagaagcagcgacactaatcgtagaggtgagtaccttctcgaatttattcttagtaataagttagaaatatacaacgtaggaaacactccaacatttgtgaccagcaccagacaagaggtactagatataactctaggaaataccctaatgaacgggatggtcaggaattggagggtgtcggatgaaccctcaatgtctgatcacaggataatcagattcgacattgagggtaactccgaaataaaaagaataataaggaatcccaagcgaacggattgggaatcctacacaacgcacctgagcaacaacattgcccaccttcaagggggcggtggtatcaggagcgaactggaattagaaacggtggtggaaaacctcaacacaatcgtcattgacgcatatgaggtcagctgtccggccaggacagtcaagtcatcaagggatgtaccatggtggaacaagaacctagccagaatgagaacagaggtatgaaaactctttaaccgcaaaacaaaccggggactggcggaggtataaaaatgcactgactgcgtatagcaacgcgatcagggaagcgaaacggaacagctttagggaattctgtgaagggattgaacagatcacagaagcaaccacgcTGTACAAgtctgtagccaaagacggaggAATattctctgtctgcttgaaaaaggaagttgggacattcaccgagaatgaggaggacagagtacacctgcttctcagaactcatttcccggggtcctacccctcggcggcaggcgacaacaatgtgcctgacaccccaacaacgaataaaaggggaaggaaagagagctggaaactaacaaaagaggtatgctcagaagctacgctaagatgggcagtaggaacctttaaaccaatgaaatctcccggagtagatggcattttcccagcacttatacagagaggcctaggaattatcttagagtctcttctgagggtggtaagggagagcatagcactgggttacataccaagggcatggagacgggcaaaagtggtttttattccgaaagcgggtaaaaagggaCCCTTtgaccctaaatctttcagaccaatctgccttacatcgttcgtactcaaaacggtggagaaggtcatagacaactatattagaaccgacgttctaaagcgtaatcccctacatcactttCAACACGCCTAcagggcaggacggtcaactgaaactgctctgtatcagctgacagaggtactacgggacgccatagaaacaaaaggagcattcgacaacacattgcacacagagatacaggacgccctaagccgcaaaggagtgggaaacaccctggcactctggatgggcaaaatgctagaaagcagacaaatagaggtacaaacagggacaaattttattatcatgaacaccactcaaggctgtccacagggtggagtactatcgccgctgatgtggagtatggtagtgggtgAACTCCTAGACGtgctaactaatactggaatacaagtccagggctacgcggacgacattgttctaatctgtaggggcaaatatgaagataccctatgtgatagaatccaaactggattaagggttactagtgcctggtgcaggaaggtgggactgcggatcaacccaaccaaaaccaccatagtaccattcactaggaggcgtaagctggatcacctgaaagccataacattacatgatatggaggtgaaacgagaaacagaggtcaaatatttgggaatcacgctagaccaaaaattattctggaagacacatgttggaaacacttgtcggaaagccacgagggctctgatgacttgcagatccatagcaggaaaaaaatggggttgcagcccgaagatactactttggatatatattgcaatagtaaggccaatgattgcctatggagcggtaatctgggcagaaagaaccgaactcagcacacaagccagggaattacataagctctaaaggctggcttgcgtgtgtatcaatggcgcaatgaggacatgcccaacggcgtccctggaggtccttctgggattaacccctctccatttgcacatacagatgcaggcaaggagatcaatattcaggatggccggtagtatgagtgaggcacggtgctgcctaaatcgaaggaagattgatatcctttctaggtggtatcccgaattactgataccgagagacaacatgacaacgaggtttcacttcgataagaagtttgaaacacgttggagtaacaaggcaaactgggagagcgtggctacgacatacggcttcaaccagcaactgattacttggtacactgacggatccctcacagcagagggagcggtgtcgatgtcattggtccaaggaaaatgtactttgagccaatgggcaggtacactagcatattccaggcgaaaatttacgccatagacaaatgtgcctcctttaatctgcaaaggaactacagggggcagaaaatagctattctcaccgatagccaagcagcgatcaaggcacttaggtccaaccaggtgaactctaaactagtatgggaatgccttgagagactgaatacactcggctcgtccaacaaggtctggatactttgggttccaggccatgctgggttggaaggcaatgaggcaacggatgaactagccaagaagggagcagggatgcctctaCATGggctagaacccttctgtggaatcggaaacggtttcatggctatgaatctaagaaacgaagagaaacggttgagggaactaaattgggcgggcctaccggggatggaacagtccagggtgtttattgggggatacgaacccatgcgtacaaaggattgcttaaacctcaccaaaaagaacctccgaatcatagtgggaattctcactggtcattgtcggctgaactatcacctagggaagctagggatatctacggacactgcctgcaggttctgtgaggagaaggacgaaacctctatgcacgtcctgggacagtgtccggcacttgtgcaaagtaggtcgatacatctgggagaacacttaataccagatgcaaagctgaaacttctggaagtggggaacataccaaagtttctaacggttacaggcctgcttgagatactatgatcaacaggtatactataactagtaaaaggagcacaatagttcttcaaggacgcggtgcggctttcccttaacagaataataataatcaggcGTTGTTGAAAAGCTCATTTGAGGTCCTTCCTTCCTGTTTCTGACTCTCTCCAAATAGAGAGTTCCTGCCACACCCTGATTGTGTGCGCTTTTTTTCTCTTCGTCAATCTTCGGCATTATGGTCACTACGTGCTTTCCAATTGTATAGTGTTCGgatctcctcatccaaagtATCAATGGGCACCATTCCTGCTTCGTCCGAACAACGGAATGCGCTAGCGAATCTTAACGCACTTGGATGATATACTGAAGATAGTTTTCTCCTATACACCTGAACATTAAGGGCTTTTGTGCAAACGATTGCTGCatcgatgatccagcataaTGCCAAGGTATTTAATGAAAGGCTTGGAATTTATCGCATGCTGCTCCCCTTTGATTTGACTTTGCCAGCCTTTAGCAACTTGTTTGCCCAATCAGCTGGCAAACTAatgattgccgtttgcgtgccatCGTGTGCTTTTCTTCATATGTCCTTCTTCGTCGTGATCTTGTCAAGGTTCCCACACTCTACATTTATATTTTGGGTTAACTGCTTCACTGTAACTTCCTCACCTCTACCAACCAAGTTCTGGTAATTGAGTGTCTTTTCGTCCCGAATCTTCCGGAGCTCCAGGAGTAGCTCTCCCTTCTGCGTTCTTGTGATCTGTGTGACTTAGGCTCCCAGACCGCTTAGCGTCCGATCTCACTTGACCTTCTGTAGAATTTCAGAGCAAGAGGGGTCATCTCTGCTTTCTGGGTAGGGCCTCATTTGTTTTCATGCTTCCTGGAGTCACGGTTGTCCAAACATTGGCTTCTATTATATTTCCTGGGATTTCATTTGAGGAGCTGATTTGGGGTCCAAAATTTGGACTACTTTCGTTACTGGTTTTTTTGGGGTTGGAAGCTTTACACAAGTATATTCCATTCTTTCTCTGCTCCTCTTTATGCCCTCTACAACTTTCTGTTCCATCCTTTTAGTAGCAACAGGTATCTGTCGCAATGGGGACGAACGTAAGAGTTTGTAACTGTCCTATATTCGCTGAATATTGGTTCGTCGAACCTAACTTACGCACGCCTTTTCGCAAGTGTCTTTAAGGTTTCGAACAACCACCTTAATATAGCGATGAATATTATGTTTCGACCCGACAAATTCGTAGAGCGTATTTCGGGTTTTACCCATCTCCTTCAGGCAACTTTCCACTCGGAGTATTTTTGCTAGAATTGCATCAATTCCCTCGTTGTTGACATGCACCGCTTCTTCTTTGTTGGGCACGGTACAGCCTTTGCCACAATCAATACCTGGACGTTCATCCGACTTGGGTGGAGAGCGTAGCATTTTACCACTTGGATTAAAGGGATCCAGGTCCATTACCACTTCCTTATCAGTTGTTGCAGTATCAATTTCGATGGTCCCATAATGGCGTCGTTAATATCCTCTTTTTCCTTCAATATCAATGGTACTGTGCTCGTTTCGTCTATATTTTGGTTCAGTTATTTGCCCTAAATTCAGGCGCAGGCTCACGTTCGCGGAACACAGCCGTGGTAGTCGCCAGCTTCTCGCCTCCCACTACCCCTGTGCTTCATAGGGGATCCTATTCATCTAGCCGTACTTTCCCCTCTTTGAACTGCCCACGTACCAAACGGTAGACAGTCGGCGAAAGTTTCGTAGGCTTTCAGTAATAGTTCCCCCCGCACATCTCCTTCGTTAGGTAGACGGTTCACTCATCTTGGGATTGTGACAAAGTGGCGTGTTGGATTCCAAAATCCGCAGTAGATGTTCAACTCAACTGACCAGACACAACTCTACCCGGGTCGCCGTATCTGCAGGAACATTGGCGCTCCACTGACACGTGCGAGTGGGAAGTCCGCTTACAGCTTGCGCCAGCAACTGGTGCGTGGGTATGTGCCTGTGACGCAGAGTCTGCCAACAAGTCTCCATATGCCAAATACTTTTGGTTTTTTGTGCTGAGTATCGTTCCTATAGCCAATTTTGTCCATGGGTGGGCgtttcgcccccccccccccccccccctacccgATTTGTGCATAAACGTGTCTATGTACGTACACTTCCGAATGCGTAAATGGAATagaattcccttatccgcacgaagggatacGCGCcttctccctcgacgattacctacctttgcgtggtgagggagctcagtaaggaaaatCCTCTAGGAAACGAtaggtgacacctgaagtcaagcggtaatcaaaaccctaaGCCCAGGTGTGACTATCATTTCgggggctgaatggtcacatggtgtgatgtggccgtaaaccgtgaactctgggtaccaggcgacccccagttttaaCTAGCCTTATCTCGGAAAAAAGGAGCTCTGCCGAGATTCTTTCTGCACTTACTCAAGTgcgaaccaatctaattgggatcCAGTCCTTaaaggacgagccgaagcaggacCCTTATGTCAGAACTTCGgatcccaggctccaatcgaTGCGagctgcctccgggcaaaccgccttcgggcaaatcacAACCTACGGGTTGTGCTAAGGTTAAGGGGAAAAGATCGTTCGAAGCATCTACGGCTAAGGGGAaatcgaagcggcagcggtcctcggacgatctcaactcttcgacacaaaaggcagctaAGAGGGCCCGGTCGGCAAGGCTATCGATATTGCTGTGCAAACAGCTTAGGAGAAACTCCACTTacctgtaaggactgcatcttcACAAGGCTTCGCTTTGAATCGGTAGGTGTAAATCGTAAAATTTTACGGCGAAACTTTCCGGACCAAGACACGAACGAATGGCTCAGGCAGTATTGCTTCTCCCTTAATGATTTGTGGGATGGTTCGTGACTAACCCCGAAAAGGGTCTTTGAGCTGCTATCGTTCAAAAAGTGGTACATCTGGCATCCAGAAGAAGGACGTAATGGTGCTgcggttctggaacaacttggtgtccagaataacctcaatacCTGCACCTGGAtgttgctaggcagcaaaacaggagagagagagccgataggccgggaactttccctATTATCGgggttcccgaacccgatgttaggaaggttcgggaacaattggggtgccggctctactacgggcttgaGACCCTCACATTaaaagtgtcggctcctaaaacggCATTCGGCATCTTTGTCTGAAGCGTAGATGGggtgccatatttcccaaataaatttccaGCATTGTAAAGTGGTAActacacttatcagtcgtcggatcaatagctgcaagacatttatatacctcatacaagaaccgtgggttgttggtgggataGTCAgtggcctaaacttccaacatactGACCTGTAAGTGGTCGACCCGCTCTAGAATGGTAGTGTCAAAAGACTTCTAGACTGATTTGGTTAATgtcctatgtgatggcgacactatATCGTCTAAATTTACCATAAAAACTCAAcatggagataaagagatactatggtgctctgcttattttcacagaattgtctcagcatggttgcctctaataattttgacatcaggatcCCTTGGTCTCgcggatctttcatcgaagaagatcaaGGGGACtacttgactgatccaatactacAGATTCTTTTCAaaggaacccatggctcttgaaccagaaatatataaggacagtcctgcataTTTTGCCAGCTTTACCgctagtagataggaagaagcatTGACATGCTTCAGGTTGATTTCActgactcttatgtttgtagctatAAGTGCAGTATAATGTGAAAACCGCTGCtaattgaaaagtctgctgcgttcattgtggatctcaccggggttaccaggagtccgggctgcatggatacACATACTCGCATTAGACCAGTTGGGTCTACATTAACagattccctttcttccgtttttctgggtacaggcggaggagaaggttctgacaggcaagcctgtagtcctttCTGCTTTGTGGTTAAAGTTTCTTTCTGCTGAGCCTTCCTTCCCCGTATTTTAGAacagttaggcaacagtgtcaccgacaggacggccgtagtcagatttccagttcctctcattaaaggagttgctgtactatcctttctggctgaccgcgccgtagacaccgggtgtgggttttccactgaagtggagagcctgtcttccacagattttccagtgggggaacatgaattaggtgaggtctccaaaatccgtgcctcggccacggcCTGATTTTTCATAGTCgcgagtggattcgaagtctgtgaccacttggagagttacaatcctttgtttccatcttcatgtgtttttggaacccttagtgtagtaataaattaccacaagctcccccaccatgacaaggtggtgtccgagggggccATAttaattgacacaaaatttggtgagatgatgggaactgtgaacgcccacacatgtaAATTACACCTTTCTACGttaaatttaaggagggggggggggggggctcatacatgtaaaaagggggtgacaattttttttcctaccGAATATAGccgtgttggatatcaaatgaaaggtctcgattagtactttctgaag
The window above is part of the Hermetia illucens chromosome 3, iHerIll2.2.curated.20191125, whole genome shotgun sequence genome. Proteins encoded here:
- the LOC119652581 gene encoding plasma kallikrein-like, which codes for MVQLRVLYNSVLLLTTVVSCRKQCGKIEKRLHRIYGGRNVQVFYPWFMAFVAIPVNRLQPTITSVSCGGSLITRRDVLTAAHCLDFPCTKDKFVVFSGLENLCQPSSSRIYHRILRTVIHQKYNRRTGGFDIAIATLIDNVNKVPICLPSPKGKVPKRAEVIGFGYINDFYEVACKLQTIYLKIHHQQVCKRILTDYGYPVLENVICAGDLDGGLDSCQGDSGGPLQASKNDIYTIYGIVSFGFGCALPDTLGFYVDVSKFISWIEKFAYDRVVYPG